TCGTCGCCTGCCTCGTCCACGGTGAGCACCAGGGCATGGCTGTGGACTTCGCTGGCGTCCACCAGCGTCACCCCCGGCAGCTTGCGCGCATCCGGCGCCGGGCCGTGGCGGTAGTTGAGCAGGCTGTCGAACAACGCCACGCCAGCCGGCAGGCCGCTGCAGCGCTGGGCCAGTACCCGGGGCGCATCCTCATGGCCGAGCAAGGCGGCCAACTGCGCGTGGGTTGCCTGCAACGCGTCGGCAACGCCAGGTCCCTTCAACGCGACCCGCAACGGCAGGCTGTTGACGAACATGCCCAAGGCCCGATCAGCGCCCTCGCCCGCCATCATGCGGCCCAGCAGCACACTGCCGAACACCACCTCGTCACGGCCTCCCAGCGCCCCCAGCACCAGCGCCCAAGCCAGGTGGAACAGGCTGCCCAAGCCGACATCGTGGGCGCGCCCCAAGCGCCGCAACGCCTTGGCCAGCGGCTCGGGCACGGCCAGCGTGGCGCTTTGCAGTGCCTGCGCCTCCAGCGTCTCGCCCATCCCCGCCAGCTTCGCCGGTGCTTCCATACCCGCCAACAGGGTTTTCAGGAACTGTTCATGGCCCGCCTGGCGCGCCGGGTCGCGGCTCACGGCCACATAGTTGCGATAGGCAACGGGCGCCGCCAGGGCATGGTCCTGGCCCGTCATCAAGGCTTCCAGTTCCGACAGCAACACCTGCACCGACACCGCGTCGTTGACCAGGTGATGGAAGTGCAGCATGCCCAGCCAGCGCCCATTGGCGCGATCCTCGACGCAGGCCAGGGCCATCATTGGCGCCTGGCGCAGGTCCAGTGTGGCGTGGCGTGCGCGCAACAACGCGACGGCATCGCCCTGGCCCGGCTCGAGCACCGTCAGCGGCAACCGCGCCTGGCGCCACACCACTTGCTGTGGTTGCTCGAGCCCATCCCAGGCCAGGCTGGTGCGCAGGATGTCGTGACGCGCGATGACCTGTTCCAGCGCCTGGCTGAACGCCAGCAGTTCGGCGTGGCCGGTGAAGGCGAACAATGCTTGCTGCTGGTACGGGTCGCGGGCCTCGGTGAGGTGGTGGTAGAGCAGGCCTTCCTGCAGGGGCGCCAACGGGTAGATCTCCTGCACATTGGCGGCGCCCCCGGGGATCGCCGAGACAATGCGTTCGATATCAGCCTGGCCGAGCTCGGCCAGGGCCAGCATGTCGGGCGTGATCCGCGCACAGTCAGCCGGCACGCGATTGCCCGGCACCGCCGCCACCGCCATCACACTGACCGAGGCGGCCAGGCTGGCCAGGGTCGGCTGGCCGAACAGCACTTGCACATCAGCGTGCAGCCCCGCCTGGCGCATGCGCTCGATCAACTGGACGGCCATCAGGGAATGGCCACCCAGCTCGAAGAAGTGATCCTGCCGCCCGACCCGTTCGACGTGCAGCAATTCGGCCCACAGGGCGGCCAGGCGTTGCTCGACATCGCCTTGGGGCGGTTCGTGGGCGCGGCGTAGCGCAGCGTGCACGTCCGGTGCCGGCAAGGCGCGACGGTCAAGCTTGCCATTGGCGGTCAGGGGCCAGGCCGGCACCGCCATGTACGCCGTCGGCAGCAGCGCGGCCGGCAAGCGACCACGCAAGTGCTCATGCAACTGCAAAGGCGTCACGACCTGCTCGGCGATGTACCAGGCGACCAGCTGGCCGTCACGCAGCAGCACCACGCCTTCGCGTACCGCCTCGTGGGTTGCCAGCGCCGCCTCGATCTCGCCCAGCTCCACCCGCACGCCACGGATCTTCACCTGGTCATCGTTGCGACCCAGGTATTCGAGGGTGCCATCGGCCAGCCAGCGCACCAGGTCGCCCGTGCGGTACAGCCGGGCGCCGGGGCGTTGTTCGAAGGGGTCGTCGATGAAGCGTTCGGCGGTCATCTCGGGGCGGTTCAGGTAACCCCGGGCAACGCCCAGGCCACCGATGTACAGTTCGCCAGCAGCGCCGACGGGCAACGGGCGGCGCTGCTCATCGAGCACATGCAACTGGGTATTGGCGATCGGCTTGCCGATGTGCAGCGCCCCGCCCGCCAGGACCTGTCCGGAAGTGGCCACCACGGTGGCCTCGGTGGGGCCATAGTTGTTGATCACCTGGTAGCCGCGCTCGCGAGCCAGCCGGCGCAGGCGGTCGCCACCGACCAGCAAGGTGCGCAGTGTCGGATGGGCCTGCCCCTGGGCGAAGGCATGCTCGGCCACCGGCGTGGGCAGGAAACTCACCTGCAGCGGTTGCTCGTGCCACCAGCGCAACAAGGCGTCGATATCCTCGCCACCTTCGCGCACGGGCGCCAGGTGCAGCGTCGCGCCTGCGCACAGGGCCGGCCAGACCTCCCAGGCCATGGCGTCGAAACCGAAACCCGCCAGGCTGGACGTATGGCTGCCGGCGTGCAGGTCGAAGGTGTCGCAGTGCCAGTCGACCAGGTTGGCCAGCATGCGGTGCTCGACCATCACCCCCTTCGGTTGGCCGGTGGAACCTGAGGTGTAGATCACGTACACCAGGTTGTCCGCGGCCAGCCCCGGCACCTGGGGGTTGGCCGTCGATTCGGGTTCGATGCCCGCAAAATCGAGCTCGATGATCGGCAGCGCCTGCCCGACGAAGCGCTCGCGCAGGCTGGACTGGGTCAACAGCACCTGGGGGGCGCAGTCCTGCAGCAGGTAGGCCAGGCGCTCGCCAGGGTGTGCCGGGTCGATGGGCACATAAGCCGCGCCGGCCTTGAGCACCGCCAGCAAGCCCACCACGGTATCCAGGCCACGACGCGCCGCCACCGCCACCCGCTGGTCCGGCTTGACGCCCAGGTCGATCAAGCGCCCCGCCAATGCGTTGGCGCGCTGGTTCAACTGCCCGTAGCTCAGGCCATGGCCTTCCTGCATCAGCGCCGTGGCGTGGGGACGCAAGGCGGCCTGGGCCTCGATGCGCCGATGGATCAATGGCTCGCCCTGGCCAACGGCCGCCGTGGCATTCCATTGCCTGAGCTGCTCGCGCTCGCGATCCGTCAGCAGTTCGAACGCATCGACCCGAAGCTGAGGCGCCTCCAACCCCTGGTCCAGCACCTGCAACATCCGCCCGGTCAGCGCCTCGACCTCGTCGGGCGCCAGCCAGCCCAGGTTGTGCACCAGGTGCAGCCAGGCCTTGCCATTGTGGCGGTTGCTGCGCAGGTAGATGGACAACGGCGTTGGCTCGTGGCCGTTGCTGACCTTGACGGTATGGGTAGGCAATGCGCCGTAGAACAAGTCATTGCCCTCCTCCTCGTATGACACCGTCACCTCGAACAACTGCGCGCGCGCCTCGCGCGACAGGCCCAGGCCGCGATTGAGCTCGGTCATCGGCAAGCGCTGGTGGCGCAGGTCGCGCTTGAGGGTGCCGGCGATGGCCCGCACCAGGTCGGCAAAGGCAAGCTCGCGGCCAAAGTCCATGCGCAACGCGCTGACCTGGGCGAACAACCCCAGCGTCGCCTTGTGCAAGGCCGTGCCCCGATTGCGCACGGGCAGGCCGACCACCCACTCGTCACGCTGGCCGCTGCGGCAGAAGCACACGTGCAACGCCGCCAGCAGCACATGCAGGGGCGACGCCTGCAACTGCGCGGCCAACTGCTGCATGCGCGCCAGCAACGCGGGGTCGAAGCTGCGTTGCAGCGCCTGGCTGGGCGTTGCCGCACGCACCGGGCCGCGCTCGCGCGGGCGCAGCAGCACATCCGGCAACTGCCGATAGCGGTCGAGCCAGTAGTCGCCGTCGCGCTGACGCCGCGGCGAAGCCTGGTAGGCCTGGTCTTGCTCGATGAATGCCATGTAGGACGGCGCCGCGGAGGGCAACGGCGCGCCTTGCTCCAGCAAACCGTAGTACTGCCCCAGCCGGTGGAAGAACTGCTCGAACCCCCAGCCGTCGAGGATCAGGTGATGGGCCTGGGCCGCGACCAGGTGGCGCCGCCCGCCCAGGCGAATCAGCGCAACGCGCAACAGCGGGCCATCGCCAAGGCTGAACGGCTGCTGCAACTGTGCCTGGATCAGGGCCTGCGCCGCGCCCGCCGGGTCAGGCCGGCCGGCCAGGTCGTGCTCGGCCAGCACGATGTGCAAGCCTGTCACGAAGCGCTGGCGTGGCAAGCCGTCATCGCTGGGCGTGGCCACCAGCACGGTTCGCAGCGCGTCATGCACGGCCACCAGGTGGGTCAGGGCCCGTTGCAAGCGCTCGCGGTCGACCGCGCCCTCCAGTTCGACATAGCCACCGATGTTGTAGAGCGGCGAGTCGCCATGGCCGAGCTGGTCCAGCCAGATGTCGCGCTGCGCGCAAGTCAAGGGGTATGTGTCGGCGGCGAACATGGGCTTGGATCGTCCTTGAAACAGAGTGATTGCGCGGATTCAAACACCCCCCTAGCCCCCTGTATGGCCCCCGAAACCCGGACATCGGCGACGGGAAAACGCTCAGCCGGATTGCGCTGAATTTCCTGTAGGACATTGACTACACCCCCATAACGCCCCTGACCTACTCGTCGTGCCTGCTGCTGCGAACGGAGGCAAACCGGCTGCATTCTGGCGCCAATCACCTGACAAGCTGACACGCCGGACAGAAACAGCCTCGTTCAAGGCCCAGCATTTCAGTCGGATTAACTGGCATTTTCTGTCCCCGGTTTCCACTACAGACGCGTGCTCGGCGCCTGCGATTCAATAGCCTCCACCCCCCGAGAACACAGAGAGGACTCGGTCGCGAGACCCGCCCGCTGCGACACCCGATCAAGGAAGACAACGACATGAAGCTGACCGACAGCCTCGAACACCGTCACGACCCGCACCTGTACCTGCAGTTGGGTGAACTGGTTGCCAGCACGGGTGACGAGCATTTCGCCGAACAGATGCTCCTGCTGGTCGGCAACCAGGTGCCGATCCATCGGCTCGACCTCAGCGAATGGACCCTCGAGAACGACCCGGCCAGCATCAGCCGGATCAAGGTGCTGGGCAGCGCCGGCCTGCACCATGACCTGCCCATCCAGGAACACCTGCGTCACCCGTTGCTGCAAAGCATCCTGTGTATGCAGGACCCGCTGCTGATCCAGATCAACGCCCAGGCCAGCGCCCAGCACCCCCGGCGCAATGCCCACCAGTGCAACCTGGTGTCATGCAATGGCGACCGGCGCTGGGTCATCTGTTTCCAGCGCCTGCCGAGCCAGCGCGGTTTCTCCCTGACAGAACTGTCGTTGCTCAAAAGCCTGTCGGACACCTTGCTGCCATTGGTCGAACACCACGCGCACCTGCTTCAGCAAGCCTGCCTGCGCCGGGTCGGCGTGGAGGCACTGGATGAAGCCGGCTCTTTACGCCATGTGTTCGGCGAGCGCCTGAGCCAGGAGGCCGTGCGCCTGTCCACGCGCGAGCAGGAAGTCTGCATCGGCCTGTTGACCGGTGGCACCGTGCCGCAGATGGCCCAGCGCCTGAATGTGAAGAACAGCTCCGTGGAAACCTACCTCAAGCGAGCCACCGCCAAGCTGGGGGTCAGTGGCCGCCACGGCCTGGCCCGCTGGATGGCCGGTGCCTGAACCCAGGGAACCCTGCATGACCCGATTGCTCCTGCCGCTGCTGGCCACCGTGTTGGCCGGCTGCACCCTCGCCCCGGACTACCAGCGCCCGGACGCCCCCAGTGCTGACCACTACCCCAGCGGTGTGGCCTACAGCGGTGGGCCATCGGCCTCGGCGCTGCCGCTGGAATGGCAAGCGGTGTTCCATGACCCGGTCCTGCGCCAGTTGCTCGATACGGCCATGGCCAACAACCGCGACCTGCGGGTGGCCGCGCTCAACGTCGAAGGCTACCGCGCCCAGTACCGCATCCAGCGTGCCGAGCTGCTGCCCAAGGTCGCCGCCAACGCCCAGGGCCAGCGCCAGTATCTGCCCCGCAGTCGGACCGGAAGCAAAGGCATGATCAGCAGCCAGCAATCGGCGACCGTGGGCATCAGCGCCTACGAGCTGGACCTGTTCGGCCGCCTGCGCAGCCTCAGCGACCAGGCGCTGCTGACCTACCTGGCCAGCGACGAGGCCCGGCGCAGCGCCGAGCTCAGCCTGGTCACCAGCGTGGCCGGCGCCTACCTGACCTGGCGCGCCGACCAGGAGCTGCTGGCACTGTCCACCCAGACGCTGCAAGCCGACGAGCAAAGCCTGCGCCTCACCCAACGCCAGCACCGCACCGGCACCCTCTCGGCCCTCGACGCGATCCAGGCCACCACCCGCGTCGACAGCTCGCGCGCCGCCGTGGCCCGTTACACCCGCCTGGCCGCCCAGGACCTGAACCAGCTCAACCGCCTGGTCGGCGTCGAGGTCAGCGCCACCCTGCCGGCGCTGCCCCTGGCGGACGATCAGATCGCCCGGGTACCGGCAGGCCTGCCGGCGGACCTGTTGCAGCGCCGCCCGGACATCCGGGAGGCCGAGTACCAGTTGCGGGCTGCCAACGCCAACATCGGCGCGGCACGCGCGGCGTTCTTTCCCAGCATCACCCTGACCGCCAACGCCGGCGCCAGCAGCCGCCAGTTGGCCGACCTGTTCGACGCCGGCTCCGGCACCTGGCTGTTCCAGCCGCAGATCAACCTGCCGTTGTTCAATGCCGGCAGCCTGCGCGCCAGCCTCGACTACGCCAAGGTGCAGAAGAACATCCAGGTGGCGCGCTATGAAAAGTCGATCCAGAGCGCCTTCCAGGAAGTCGCCGATGGCCTGGCCGCCCGCGCCACCTTTCAACGTCAACTGCAGGCCCAGCGCGACCTGGTGGCGGCCAGCCAGCGCTACCACGACCTGGCCGAGCATCGCTACCGCACCGGCATCGACAGCAGCCTGACCTTCCTCGACGCCCAACGTGCGCTGTTCAACGCCCAGGAAGGCCTGATCAACGATCGCCTGGCACAGCTGCTGGCGGAGGTGAACCTGTTCGCCGCCCTCGGCGGCGGCTGGGAAGAAACGCCCGGTCTGGCCTACCAGCGCTCGCCGGCCCGGCCGAAGTAGACCGAGGGCGACACCCCCAGCGTGCGGCGGAACATGGCGCTGAACGCGCTGGGGCTGTCGTAGCCCAGGTCCAGCGCCACCGCCAGTACCGAGCGCCCGGCCGCCAGGGCATCGAGGCTGGCCAGCAAGCGCATGCGCCGCAACCACTGCACCAGGCTGAGGCCCGTTTCGCGCTGGAACGCGCGGGTCAGGGTGCGCGGGTTGAGCCCGCAGTGGGCGGCGGCGCGGGCCAGGCTCCAGTCCTCGTCCGGTGCCTGGCGCAGGGCCTCGCTCAAGGCCTGCAACACGGCCGAGCGTGGGCTTGGCACATGCAGGGCGAACACCGGCAACACGCGGATCTCGTCGAGGATCAACTGCATGATCCGTGCGTCGCGGCCCTGGGGCGGCGGCTCGGGGGCGATGTCCATGGCGCGGATGATCAGCTCGCGTAGCAGCGGTGAGATCTCGATCACCTGGCACTGGCCAGGTAGATCCGGGCGCGCGCCGGGGTCGATGAACAAGGTGCGCATGCGCACCACGCCGGACATCCGCAGCTCATGCTCGGTGGCCGCCGGCACCCACACCCCGCGCCCGGGCGGCACCACCCAGCTGCCCTCGCGGGCATTGACCGTGACCACGCCGCTGATGGCATGGATCAGCTGCGCCCGGTCGTGGCAGTGCGGGGCGATGTGCTCGCCATGGCGGTAGTTCTCGGCAAGGGGCAGGATGAGCGGGCGGGTCACCGGCGAGGGTCCACTGGAATCGAACGGCTAATACTGGCGCAGCGCGGTGGCCTGGGCAATGCCCGCCTACACAGCGATACATAACCCCGGTCTGCTCGACACACTGCCGATACCCGCCCCTCACACACTTCCGGCCACTGGAGCGCGAAGGCAGCCTGCCTTCGCCACACACCGGGGACCCCCTCATGAAAGCCCTGCCCTCTGGCTGGAAGCTGTTCGCCGCCCTCGCGGCCCTGACCCTGCTGATGACCGCCACGGTGCTGATCGCCCACCCGCTGGGGAGTGAAGGCCTGCGCAGCGCCATCCGCGCCACGGCCCGCAGCTCGTTCGCGTTGTTCCTGCTGACCTTCCTGGCCTCGTCGCTGGCCGTGCTGCTGCCCAGTGCCGCGAGCCGGCGCCTGCTGCGCGAGCGGCGCTTCCTGGGCCTGGCCTTTGCCTTCTCGCACACGGTGCATGGCGTGCTGATCTACCTGTATGCCCAGGGTTATCCCGAGTTGTTCTGGGCCGGACGCACGGCATTGGCCAACCTCCCCGGTTCGCTGGGTTACCTGTTCATCCTGTTGCTGGCCATGACGTCGTTCAAGGCCCCCATGCGCCTGCTTGGCCCACGCCTGTGGAAGAACCTGCACGCCACCGGGGCCTGGGTGCTGGCCGGGGTGTTCTGCCTGTCGTTCTACAAACGCATCCCAATGGGGGGCGGGTACCCACTGGCCTTCGCCCTGATGTTCGCCGCCATCGCCCTCAAGCTGGTCGCCAAGCAGGTGATTCGCCTGCGCCGCACCGCACCGTCACTGACCCACTGATCACAGGAGCCGCTCATGCTGACCGCTACCCTCACTCGCCCGTTCACCGTCCTCGATCGCTTTGGCAGCTGGGGCGCCGATTTACCGCTGCGGCTGTTCCTGGCCTGGGAGTTCTTCGAATCGGGGCTGGAGAAGTTCAACGGGACGAACTGGTTCGCCGACCTGCAGGCCAGCTTCCCCTTTCCCTTCGACCTGTTGCCGGCCGGGTTGAACTGGCAGTTGTCGATGTGGGCCGAGCTGATCTGCCCGTTGCTGTTGCTGCTGGGGCTGGGCACGCGCCTGGCCGCCGCAGTGCTGATGGTGGTGACGGTGGTGGCGATTGCCGCCGTGCACTGGCCGGCCGAATGGTCGGGCCTGGCGGAGCTGGCGCAGGGCTATGCGATCACCGACCAGGGGCATGGCAACTACAAGCTGCCGTTGATCTACCTGGTGGCAATGCTGCCGTTGCTGTTGAGGGGGGCTGGGCGGTTGAGCCTGGACCAGTGGTTGTGGCGGGCTTCGGGTGCCAGGCGGTAGCCTTGCAGCGCGCTCGATCTCATAGACGCTGCTGGGGTTGCGGCGGGCATCTGGTGGCCCTGAAAGAGGTGCCTCCTCAACGCATCTGCCCGACCACCAACCCCAGCGCGATCGCGATCATCACCACCCCCGACAACCGCCCCACCACCCGCGCCGCCGCCGGCCGGGTGCGCAGCACCGCCTTGGCGCCATAGCCGACCATCAGGTAGATCACCAGCGAACTGCACAGGTGCACCAGCCCCAGCAACAGGATCTGCGCCGGCACCGGCCAGCTCGACTGCGGGTCGGTGAACTGCGGCAGCAGCGCCAGGAACAGCAGGAACACCTTGGGGTTCATCCCACTGACGCAAAAACCCTTGAACGCCCAACGCGACCCGGAATCGCCCGCGCCATCCTCGCCGGCCTGGGGTACCGACGGGCTGAGCAGCAGGTTGCCACCCAACCACAACAGGTAGGTGCAGCCGGCCAGCGTCAGCAGGGTCAACGCCAGCGAGTGCCCGGCAATCAGGCTGCCGACCCCGGCCGCCACCACCAGGGTCGCAAGGAAATGCCCCGACAACATCCCCGCCACCGCCGGCAGCACCCAACGCCCGCGCATGCCGGCGGAAATGGCATAGGCCCAGTCCGCACCGGGGCTGATCACGAACAGGAACGACACGGCCCAGAACGCCGCCAATACACTCATGGCCACTTTAAGTCTTCCTTTCAAACAGGTTTCGTTGAAAGAAAGATTACGGATATCGCCCGGGGATTTTCTTTCGTATATTCCCGTAACCACCCAAGAACCTGGAAGATTCTTCCCCCATGGACAGAACCGATCGAAAGATCCTTGCCGAGCTGCAAAAAGACGGGCGCCTGTCGGTGACCGAACTGGCCGAACGCGTGGGCTTGAGCCTGTCGCCCTGCCATCGGCGGCTCAAGGCGCTGGAAGAATCCGGCGCGATCCTCGGTTACCACGCGCGCCTGGCGCCCGCCGCCCTGGGCCTGAACTTCGCCGCGCTGGTGTTCGTGACCCTGCGCGAGGTGACCCGCCAGCCGGTGGCGGACTTCGAGGCGGCGGTGAGCGAGATCCCGCAGATCGTCGAGGCGCAACGGCTGTTCGGCGACCCGGACTACCTGCTGCACGTGGTGGCCAAGGACCTGCCGGCGTTCCAGAAGCTCTATGACGAGCAATTGACCAGCATTCCCAACGTAAAGCGGCTGAGCTCGACGCTGGTCATGAAAGAGGTGATCCAGGATCGGTTGTTGCCGATGTAAAGGGCAGCGCCTGGTTCGCCGGCAAGCCGGCTCCTACGGAGGCAACGCAAACCTCGGTAGGAGCCGGCTTGCCGGCGAATGGGCCAGCCCAGGCAATACAATTTTGTGCTTCAGTAATGCTCACTGTGCACCACCGCTGCGCCCCCAATACCACCTGACACCTCTGCAACCCAGCGGTTTCAGGGCCTTGCGCCACCTGGCACCTTCCTTGCTGC
This genomic stretch from Pseudomonas entomophila L48 harbors:
- a CDS encoding non-ribosomal peptide synthetase, whose product is MFAADTYPLTCAQRDIWLDQLGHGDSPLYNIGGYVELEGAVDRERLQRALTHLVAVHDALRTVLVATPSDDGLPRQRFVTGLHIVLAEHDLAGRPDPAGAAQALIQAQLQQPFSLGDGPLLRVALIRLGGRRHLVAAQAHHLILDGWGFEQFFHRLGQYYGLLEQGAPLPSAAPSYMAFIEQDQAYQASPRRQRDGDYWLDRYRQLPDVLLRPRERGPVRAATPSQALQRSFDPALLARMQQLAAQLQASPLHVLLAALHVCFCRSGQRDEWVVGLPVRNRGTALHKATLGLFAQVSALRMDFGRELAFADLVRAIAGTLKRDLRHQRLPMTELNRGLGLSREARAQLFEVTVSYEEEGNDLFYGALPTHTVKVSNGHEPTPLSIYLRSNRHNGKAWLHLVHNLGWLAPDEVEALTGRMLQVLDQGLEAPQLRVDAFELLTDREREQLRQWNATAAVGQGEPLIHRRIEAQAALRPHATALMQEGHGLSYGQLNQRANALAGRLIDLGVKPDQRVAVAARRGLDTVVGLLAVLKAGAAYVPIDPAHPGERLAYLLQDCAPQVLLTQSSLRERFVGQALPIIELDFAGIEPESTANPQVPGLAADNLVYVIYTSGSTGQPKGVMVEHRMLANLVDWHCDTFDLHAGSHTSSLAGFGFDAMAWEVWPALCAGATLHLAPVREGGEDIDALLRWWHEQPLQVSFLPTPVAEHAFAQGQAHPTLRTLLVGGDRLRRLARERGYQVINNYGPTEATVVATSGQVLAGGALHIGKPIANTQLHVLDEQRRPLPVGAAGELYIGGLGVARGYLNRPEMTAERFIDDPFEQRPGARLYRTGDLVRWLADGTLEYLGRNDDQVKIRGVRVELGEIEAALATHEAVREGVVLLRDGQLVAWYIAEQVVTPLQLHEHLRGRLPAALLPTAYMAVPAWPLTANGKLDRRALPAPDVHAALRRAHEPPQGDVEQRLAALWAELLHVERVGRQDHFFELGGHSLMAVQLIERMRQAGLHADVQVLFGQPTLASLAASVSVMAVAAVPGNRVPADCARITPDMLALAELGQADIERIVSAIPGGAANVQEIYPLAPLQEGLLYHHLTEARDPYQQQALFAFTGHAELLAFSQALEQVIARHDILRTSLAWDGLEQPQQVVWRQARLPLTVLEPGQGDAVALLRARHATLDLRQAPMMALACVEDRANGRWLGMLHFHHLVNDAVSVQVLLSELEALMTGQDHALAAPVAYRNYVAVSRDPARQAGHEQFLKTLLAGMEAPAKLAGMGETLEAQALQSATLAVPEPLAKALRRLGRAHDVGLGSLFHLAWALVLGALGGRDEVVFGSVLLGRMMAGEGADRALGMFVNSLPLRVALKGPGVADALQATHAQLAALLGHEDAPRVLAQRCSGLPAGVALFDSLLNYRHGPAPDARKLPGVTLVDASEVHSHALVLTVDEAGDDIHLHVRAPRELGAQRVLGHVACALQQLAEALQRDPGRALTSLSTLPDDERHHLLSTLNATDTPLDPAHVHWPALFAAQVQRTPHAVALQSEEAQLTYRELDAQANRLAHHLIGLGVRPDSRVAVCVERGVQLIVALLGVLKAGGAYVPLDPGYPDERLRYMLADSVPLAVLVHGATRGLFEPSSTLIDLDQDGWQAHSEQAPVVAQLSGEHLAYVMYTSGSTGTPKGVMVEHRGLCNLMHWGSTLCPPQTDGALLQRAPFSFDGSVWELFWPLCAGLRLVLARPDGHRDPAYLVQLIQARRVTTVKFVPALLHAFLEAPHVEGCTSLTDVFCGGGELTLALVRRLRERLPRVRLHNVYGPTEATVDSTAWTLEPQQPLPEQAPPIGRPIGNTRLYVLDAHDRPVPLGCVGELHIGGIGVARGYLGLPELQAARFIASPFIEGDRLYRTGDLVRYRANGDLEFLGRNDFQVKLNGLRIELGEIEALLAAHPALGQAVALVRDERLVAYAACQEGHAVPALETLRSYLLAHLPAYMVPSAYVILGQLPLSPNGKIDRQALPAPGPEAVISRTYQAPRDDLEQALAQIWTEVLKIEQVGRDDNFFELGGHSLLAVNLVARMRQAGLHTDARMLFSQPTLAGLAAHTRREDIQVFIPKTTIPGLGGRRRL
- a CDS encoding AraC family transcriptional regulator yields the protein MTRPLILPLAENYRHGEHIAPHCHDRAQLIHAISGVVTVNAREGSWVVPPGRGVWVPAATEHELRMSGVVRMRTLFIDPGARPDLPGQCQVIEISPLLRELIIRAMDIAPEPPPQGRDARIMQLILDEIRVLPVFALHVPSPRSAVLQALSEALRQAPDEDWSLARAAAHCGLNPRTLTRAFQRETGLSLVQWLRRMRLLASLDALAAGRSVLAVALDLGYDSPSAFSAMFRRTLGVSPSVYFGRAGERW
- a CDS encoding LysE family translocator — translated: MAMSVLAAFWAVSFLFVISPGADWAYAISAGMRGRWVLPAVAGMLSGHFLATLVVAAGVGSLIAGHSLALTLLTLAGCTYLLWLGGNLLLSPSVPQAGEDGAGDSGSRWAFKGFCVSGMNPKVFLLFLALLPQFTDPQSSWPVPAQILLLGLVHLCSSLVIYLMVGYGAKAVLRTRPAAARVVGRLSGVVMIAIALGLVVGQMR
- a CDS encoding Lrp/AsnC family transcriptional regulator, which produces MDRTDRKILAELQKDGRLSVTELAERVGLSLSPCHRRLKALEESGAILGYHARLAPAALGLNFAALVFVTLREVTRQPVADFEAAVSEIPQIVEAQRLFGDPDYLLHVVAKDLPAFQKLYDEQLTSIPNVKRLSSTLVMKEVIQDRLLPM
- a CDS encoding helix-turn-helix transcriptional regulator is translated as MKLTDSLEHRHDPHLYLQLGELVASTGDEHFAEQMLLLVGNQVPIHRLDLSEWTLENDPASISRIKVLGSAGLHHDLPIQEHLRHPLLQSILCMQDPLLIQINAQASAQHPRRNAHQCNLVSCNGDRRWVICFQRLPSQRGFSLTELSLLKSLSDTLLPLVEHHAHLLQQACLRRVGVEALDEAGSLRHVFGERLSQEAVRLSTREQEVCIGLLTGGTVPQMAQRLNVKNSSVETYLKRATAKLGVSGRHGLARWMAGA
- a CDS encoding ferric reductase-like transmembrane domain-containing protein, producing the protein MKALPSGWKLFAALAALTLLMTATVLIAHPLGSEGLRSAIRATARSSFALFLLTFLASSLAVLLPSAASRRLLRERRFLGLAFAFSHTVHGVLIYLYAQGYPELFWAGRTALANLPGSLGYLFILLLAMTSFKAPMRLLGPRLWKNLHATGAWVLAGVFCLSFYKRIPMGGGYPLAFALMFAAIALKLVAKQVIRLRRTAPSLTH
- a CDS encoding DoxX family protein — translated: MLTATLTRPFTVLDRFGSWGADLPLRLFLAWEFFESGLEKFNGTNWFADLQASFPFPFDLLPAGLNWQLSMWAELICPLLLLLGLGTRLAAAVLMVVTVVAIAAVHWPAEWSGLAELAQGYAITDQGHGNYKLPLIYLVAMLPLLLRGAGRLSLDQWLWRASGARR
- a CDS encoding efflux transporter outer membrane subunit, translated to MTRLLLPLLATVLAGCTLAPDYQRPDAPSADHYPSGVAYSGGPSASALPLEWQAVFHDPVLRQLLDTAMANNRDLRVAALNVEGYRAQYRIQRAELLPKVAANAQGQRQYLPRSRTGSKGMISSQQSATVGISAYELDLFGRLRSLSDQALLTYLASDEARRSAELSLVTSVAGAYLTWRADQELLALSTQTLQADEQSLRLTQRQHRTGTLSALDAIQATTRVDSSRAAVARYTRLAAQDLNQLNRLVGVEVSATLPALPLADDQIARVPAGLPADLLQRRPDIREAEYQLRAANANIGAARAAFFPSITLTANAGASSRQLADLFDAGSGTWLFQPQINLPLFNAGSLRASLDYAKVQKNIQVARYEKSIQSAFQEVADGLAARATFQRQLQAQRDLVAASQRYHDLAEHRYRTGIDSSLTFLDAQRALFNAQEGLINDRLAQLLAEVNLFAALGGGWEETPGLAYQRSPARPK